The following DNA comes from Cucumis sativus cultivar 9930 chromosome 7, Cucumber_9930_V3, whole genome shotgun sequence.
ataaaatatcaatttacatAACTAATTAAAGCTTTGTGGATTTATATCTATTTAAACCGAGTGAAACCTTAATTAAGGTTTCAATTTGGATGAACATCGTGTAAGACTtataattttctcattttatttggagtacataatttcttttttaattatagattTCAAAATGTGTACTTTCAGATTCACGatattagataaaaaaaaaattgtaatggATAATAATTTGAGTTTAGGGATTTGCACCCTTATCACCTaccttttccattttgtattaaaaaaatattcaatccAAGTAATACACTGAATATATACTTGATAGTTGATACATATAATAGTGCACCTGAAACTCATTTGATATATCTGATATACCTAATACACGTATacataaatgttgaaaataacaaaatattaaggtttttaatttaatgacaATTAAGTAAATATTTCTAATGGGTTTAAGGTAAATAAAGTAATGtgacatttttgtaaataagttcATATTTATCAACACTTTAGGATCAAAAGGATCAAAACACGTGAAACACTTTTTTAGATAATATTTGACTGACTAAGGAGTTGGGTTGTAATAGTATATGTTTGAGGTTTAGATTtctacaataaataaatatatataatttccaATCCTTTAACatatattcaaaaaaatttatcataaatctaaatatttgtatcaaatttgtAGAGTGTTGATTAGAAAGGTATCAAGGTATCAAGTGACATTAAACAGTTTCCAAGGTGAAGAAAATGACAAGACGGTAAGACAGAACCCTCGAATCCAATTATCAAACCCTTGGGTCCAAGCCAATCATTAACGTTTAGCAGGAAGGTCGAATAAGGTTTATTTGAGaaggtaataataataataaataaaatggttaacAATAGAGGTCTAAAACTTTTTTGTGATGGAGTAACatgaaatgaaaggaaaaagaatatgaaacaaaacaaaaacttactattattaaGGCACAACAATTCTTCTTGTTAATGTAGTCATAATAGAAGTTTATGGTAAAGGCCAACCAAATACGGCTTCATAACCAAGAGGATCAGAACTTGCTTGAAATTAAACATACATAACATGTTCGAATAGATGGCGATTATTCATCGAGAAAACACACTGCTTCTCATAATAACAAACTACATCTGCAATCTAAAAAGAGATTTGATCACTGAGCACTCAgaacttcaatttcaaaaaccaagACTGAATTTGGTTGTATGCCCCATGCAGGGAACCCACTAGGGCCATAAGCATAGTCTGGGGAGCACTGTTCAATCATCATTCAACAAGGGAAAAAAAGGtgttaagataaaaaaaaaaaaaaaaatgtattatagtATAGAACATAATTAGATGCCTGAAACTCATGGTGGTGGGCTAATCATACCAAACgcttttgtaattataatcTTTTGATGACTTTTAACAATTGGAAGGCTTTTCTTAAATAGTGACTTGGGGAAGGCTTTTCTCAACCCCTTGCCCTGTTCCTTTTTGTTTGTCAATGAATTCTCTcatttcttataaataataataacttgtttttgtttttggaattttgtcaAGTATTCAACTTCTGTACTACAGAAAGATTGTAAATCATGgtaaaaagttaagaaaaaagaagctcagttttcaaaaaccaaatggttaCCAAGTTGGGCCTAAATTATCTAATTACAAAGAGAAATACATATAGCTACATCTTACATCCCAAAAAGATACATATAGCTACTTCTAAAGTTCAGAAGTGGACATTCTTAAAACCATTCCGATTGTACGAAGTTGCTTAAGGCTCAAGTAGAACTGTTTTGGCAAAATCATACAGAAGTAAAACATATCACAGTGGCTGGACCAAAACTAAATGCAACATAATGTAAATACCAAACTGGAAGGGTAACGCATGTTTAAGCTTACCAAAAAATTAGAACAGTGATAATGAACTATAGGTTGTGTTAAGAGCATGTTATCATTTAGAAGGCAAGGAAATAGAGCTGAATATTTACCCGGAGACGAGCAACTTCTCCTACTTGCATGCCAAGCACACCTTCATCCCAACCTACCGAATTTCAATCAAagattcaaatcaaatcaatattcaaaacaaacattaaaatagtCAACAAAGTCCTATTAACCAAGAAACATCCAATTTATGAAGTGTTTTAGTGATCTAATAACATTTTCAAGCAGTAGTAAATTTTAACACAGTTATCAAAACAGCCTTGTATAAAAGTAGATACAATGAGGTTTGGCAGAAGTCTATAGGTTGTCTTAACTCTAAAATTTGTATCATGAAACCTAAATCATATGTTggataaaagataaaaacaggTAAGCCAACTTTTGCAGAGTGACCTGCTGAGCCATACAAAGCTGCAAGTAAATACActcttaattaagaaaaagaacaaagtaAACAAATGATGAACTGCTGATACGTCAATGGAGAAAGACTATACTTGAAAGGAAAGTTGAAGTTTATTGTTACACCAATGAAATAAAAGGCCTAAAACTGAACACATAAAGCACTTTATCCTTTCTCATTATTGATCAACTCTCATATTGGCCCtgaaaaattattactttattaGTCCatgctcaatatttaaaatgctTGATTTAGTTCTCAGTTCTAAGTTTGTCACCTCACTATTGGAAAGGTAGATAACTTACATCCAGTGATGGTGGTGTAGGTTTTAAAGTGTCCACACAAATCACCTATATGCTTTTTGCAGATAAGACTAAGAGTTACCGAGCATctacaatttataaatttagttcttccaacaatcggCCACTCAGGTCaatcttaattttgattaaataaacACTGCTAAAGATAGTTTTGTCCCAAAcgtatatataactttttaactttgtCCCTGATGTTTCCAAAGATGAAtttggaaggaaagaaaatgaccccaaaaaatatgaactttcatagttgaagaaggaaaagaaatagatcaaaaactaaaataagtgTTCGAATGCAAAAGTGTTCTATTTTTTGAAGCAACTGCTAAGAGAAATATACAGGACAAGTACCTTTTATAACTGCGCCTTGAccaattttaaatgagaaaggCTTCTGCCCAGGGTCCTTTGTGctagataaaagaaaattatacatCAATGAACAGATTATGCATGGGCATGCACATTTAATACAATGAGGACAGGAAAACAACCTACCTCCAAAATTTCTCAGACAAATTGCCATTTTTTCCTGCAACAGTGAGGAAAAcgaaggaaaatgaaatacacATCTTGATGAGCAGTTTGcgtaaaaagaaagaaagaaagaagtcTTAAATAACCACATCCCCTTTCAGTACTTTAAATGTAATAACATAAAAGTAGCTATGCATACAGGATCAATCAGTAAACACTTCGCTTGAGTTCAATGTTGGAGCATGGTTTAATACTTAATGGccttttaagaaattaaatgcaGAGAGATCCACATATGGATGAGCAGTATGAgtacaaaaacagaaaaaaaaaaaaaaaaaaaaaaaaaagacagtAACCCATCACTCAGAATTCAATCTCACGACTCATCATcgtaagaataaaaaaaacagtagATAAACCCAATtgaggaaaaagaaagcagAATGATTCGACTGGATTGGTAGTCCtaaataaacaacaacaaaaaagagCAAAAGAAATGGCGACGTAGTTGAAAGTGTGCAGTAAAGTGAAAGGCGATCACAGACccaaaaattgttttcaaatgcACATTTTATAGCAACCAAAGAAAGGCAAGAGATAAAACATTTGGAGATAAGGgttttgttgaagaaagaaatgggTAAAGGAAGAAGACAGACCAAAGCCGGTGCAGTGGACGGTGACCAACTGTCCAGCGGCGGGTTTGGGACCGGTTCCAGATCTCAGCACCTCTTTCTCTATTCCCATTTTTCCTTCGTCGTTCGAAGCTCTCTCACTCTGCTTTGTGTTGAGGCTCCTTAGGGTTCTAAGTACCTTCGCTTAATAATGATTGGATTCACCACATTcgaattctttctttttctttttccttagAACAACGACTTAATTAGAGAATGGAAAAGTCgaaatatttactaaataatatatttttataaatgatagatttctgtcaatttttcaaatgcattttaaagaatagagtataataaaaatatttatgtctaataaaaaaatagagtataataaaaataaattttgctctttttcaatttttgaaaaaaaacttctcataattataatttttctttgaaaaattcatttaagaaatatttaaattttaaaatagaaatctcacccttttaaaaaagttgaaagtttttttggttttgatggTATATTTCAAACGATCAatgatttgtttattcttcttttactcAAATATACATAGATTAAAAGTGAAATGCATGGCACAACTATATGAGTTGAGGTGTCTAAATTATTGGCTTTTTCATCTATGATCCAAAagtcaacaaaaagaaattactagCAATATGAAAAGTATGCTTCTAAATAGAAGTTTTAAATTGGGTTTAGgatataaaattgttgaaaattttgtcatattaaaagatattttgattcatttttctatatttgaaaaccaGTCGGAAAGATAGATTAAGtgaaacattttgaaagaagagtgaattattatattattccaTGAAAACAATATTCTATATTTGTGAAGAAGCAAATGTATATGCCAAAGCCAAGTATATGACACAAACAAACTGAAAACATCCACCATTGATGAACTTCTTAAAACCACATCAGGAAGCATAGCACTAGCTTTTCTACCACATTACATCAATTACAGAAGAAAAAACACTTTCCCTTTTAACCCCACCATTAAATACACTCCCCACTCCCCTCATCTTTCAAACTTGACATACAAACACATCAATCAACATTCAACAATCCCCCAAAAcctcttttcctcttcttctcacACCATTCATTCTTCTACTCCAACAGCATTTCTTGACGTGACGTGACGCTGCTTGATGTTTCTTCAAGTTTAGAAACGTCGGGAAGGTACTTGATTTTCCTCCCAAGTTCGTTTGGTTTGGTCACGTCCTCAAGGTCTCTCAAAGCTGCATTTCTAGTTGGCAATGAGGATTTTAAGAGACGTCTTCTTGAAGCTGAAGTATAAACTAGCTTATCAGCCATGACTGTCTTCTCCATTGCAACAATAATGGAGGTGTATCTATTGAGAAACACAGGTTTGTAATTTGGTTTCTTCTCAAAATGACTTGATGGGTCATTGTTATTAACGAGTGGAAAAGCCACAATGCCACCTATTTTCagaattctatcaatgaaatcAGAGTCCATAAAGCCCCAAGATAACACGAAATCAAAAGAATCGTCAGAAAACAACCCAGTTCGATCAAAATCAGAGTCCACAACAATGTTAAGTTTGTGTTCATCACCATCCAACACACGTATCTGAATCAAGCCATTTGTTTCAGCAGAGCTCAAAATGAGAACCTTATGGCCGTTATTGGAAAAACCTTCATGACCCAAATCAcgaaaaaacaaatccaatttcTCAGAATCAACCATATCTGGTACAGAAAAAAACTCAGACGGCCCAGTTTCTTGCCCAAGAATGGACACAATACAAGGAAACGTGAGAATAACCATAGCGAAAAACGACGAATAAGAAATCACACGAAGAATTTGAGTAGTAGGAAAGTTAATAACCAAATGGGTCTTAGAATTCCAGCTGATATTGTCAAATGCATAGGTAATGGGTCGATTGAAACGAGCTAAATCCATGATTTCAATGGCAAATTCGTAGGAGAATGTGGAATGGTTTGATAATTAGGGAAATACCCAAATGCTAAAAGTTGAAGAtaaggtgaagaagaagaggaaaattgAGGTGGGGTTAGATAAGGAGTGAGAAAAGCGATTCTAGCGAGAGCAAAACCTGGCAGCGGTGTGATTTCCACCCACGAGGGCCACTCGGAGGCTTCGAATTCCGCACCAAATGAGCAACAAATCTCGAATTCTTTCAAACTCCATGGCTTTTTTCTTGAGATTCATCACCGACCCAGATCGGATCAACGATGACGCATTGCTGATTACGGCTGAAACACCATGGATCCGACCGGAGCGGAGGAAGAAGATAAGGAGATTTGTGAAGGCTTTATTTTCCTTTCGTTTTGATTGTTTTGGATGGGAGAAGGGTCGAGGAGAAATTGGGAGATTTAATACGCATAACCATTTGCGAGATTGGTATTGAGCGGTTTGAGTACGTTGAGCGTGCGTTgtcgtgaaaaaaaaaagggctTTGCTTTATTTAGGCCTTCACCATGAGAGGGTTCGTGTCAGAGCAGTGTTTTCAGTTTTGAGTCAAAAAGGATATTCCAATGGGTacaaatctcaaattaaagtGTTAAAATTAGACTCTCGACACCGTTTTATGATTATGCAAAGCTCAACTCGACACCGTTTTATGATTATGCAAAGCTCAACTTTCGAATGACCAAAATATCTCTCACAGTTCATAACCACAAATTTCTTATATCCATTTTTTGTTGGATTATTGTTAGataattgtttgtttgattgtttatgATTATTTGATACTAGTTGTTAAAATACTGATCAGTAGTTATCTCATCGTTAAAGATGTTGATTATTAGTGATAGTGATTGGTATTTGAGAGTAATTGTTATAATAGTGATTGGTATTTGAGAGTAATTGTTATATAATTGTTGTTAAATACCAATTGCTATTTAATATCAATTGTTATCATATTTTGTCTTATACTAATTGTTAAAGACATTGATTCACTCACTATTGTTGTGTAACTATTATTTAGTATTAGGGAATGGTTGAAATGATACGAAATCATTATCgattgaaattagaaattcttttttcGGGTTAGACACGAATTGtcttaatatcaaatatattgaGATAATAACAAGTTCTCGAGTCCAAGATTCGAACACTTCACAAGTTAGGATTGTCAATCTCACTTTGAATATTCCGACATGCAATTCAACACATGAAttgcaaattcaagaaacTCTCAAGCTAAACTTGAAACAAGCACAAAGGTTACAACTTAATTCATTCATAGTATGGTTAAAACGATCTTGCAAAAGTCCTCCATGGGTCGTGTAGAGGTCTTCTGTGAACTTAGTTGATCCAACCTAACCAATCTTCTAAGGTCGTGGGTGTGACTATTGATTAGGGTGCGGATCCCATTAGGTAAACCATCTCTCAAGCATTTGTCTCTTCCTTTAGGTGTCCTATATCTCTCAATTATGTAGGTGACAGTTTTGTTACTTAACTTATTTCGAAAAATCTACCTATACACGCGAGATTTCgacaaagaaaatttaattcggaaaataattattttgtgaattttaatttttggatctctgtttgaatttatataaCGAAGGGTGACCTCCGAAGTATTTGAGGCACCAACACCAGATGAGTTTAGTCTTGGTTGACTTTGAGCcctaacttttatatttagacttaaattaatttaattttaaataaatttttatttggagaatggtaaaaaaataccaaattttaacaaaaatatttacatatagtaaaattttgaattctattaataatagacgGCATTGATAGATATTGATATGTTTCTATAAGTGGCATTGATAGAGCGTGATAAAAATTTATCCGTTTTTATAAtggataaaatccaaaattttgatataatttataaatatttttgtttattttaataaatctgAGTGAACTacttaatctcaaatttattaacGTGTCAATTTGAGATCGGTCAAAATAGTAAACCCTAGCCATAACAAAAGctaaaacaatcaattttaaagTTCATTCAAAATCTAATTTCCTTCCAACTtatacatatatgaaatttaaatatattccAAAGGTTAAAATCTGTTCAATGTTTTTcgtatcttttaatttcatatattccAAAGCTTAAAATCTGTTCAATGTTTTTGGTATCTTTTAATTTCGAAATAGTAATAAACAGTAAAACTTTAGCTTCAAacaagaacaaagagattgtttaaaatcatttatagGTTTATGTTTGATGGATTCGTAAACTTCTAAAAAGTTATAGGaaccaaaattattcaaaacttTCCTCAGACTGTTAGAAGcaaaatcttcaaattaaCCAAATGCATTAcgacactacaagaaatccatacgtttttctcttccttgtAAGCTTATGAAGATCGAGAAAAAGCAATTACTTAAATACCTTTTATTCATAACTACATAACATAAACATAGATAATCAAACTTCAGTACACACATCATATAAGTGATGTAGAgtactttatttaaattagtggAAGTATGGGATAAAAAGTAAGAGAGTGTTGATTACTTGATAAGGAGGCTGATATGATACCTGTACTGACACAATAGCTTCATAAATTTTCTCATCACCTGGAGGAACTTGATCTTGTTCTAAAAGGAAACGATATTGAGTTTGAGTACCGTCGATCAATGAGTACCAACCTTGTTGAACTTGCTTTAGTTTCCAAtgctttttatatatcttattGTACTCTTCAACTCCAAACTTTACAACCTCTTGCACATGAGGTTCTTCAAGGTTGGGAATTGGTGTCCATGTGATACTCACATAACCCTTCTTTTCATCTTCCTTTGTCTCATGCTTAGCAGTCACTGATCCACAACTCATTgtaaataaatacttttgtgtgtgtatgtatggctttaatatttttgttcatctaGTTGTTCGATATTTATAGGAGAATGATATATAGTATTCAGAGATTTAATATGTAAATagctatttaaaaaaaatatttacgctttatagagaataaatagctatttaaaaaaaatatttacgcacaaaaattcattacatttgatttttgtatgaagtataaatattttgtctattttattatttttacaatttcttcaAGTCTAAAATATCACTGCGCTGTGGTATATGTACTcagaattctttttaattttagactctgtattttcaatatttcaattataGCGTCCTTGTATTATTACTAaccttaaatttaaacttctatcaaaatcgaagaaaataataattaaaaaaaggtattgttaaaatttttttaaaaaaacatcttgaaagaaaaaaactatatcGAAGACtcgatttaagatttattaaatgGATATAgactcaaattgaaaatttgtaagtataaaaactaaaattaagactaaaatgatattataaaCGTAATTCATTTATCAAGAATAAAATCAGACcaagtaaattaaaatgtcaatGACGAAAAAAAGTCCCATCTTATATactattatcatttataattggtagacattgataaaagttaatatttaaCATATTTCAATATCTATTACTAACGaagaatgaaattttgttatactcgtaaatattttcaagttatGTGGAGTgcacaaaaacttaaaaagacTTTTGTGATATGATAATGGGATGTATGATTTGATGTTGATCATAGCACCAATTAGAATAAGATTCCTTTCATTGcctccaaaaagaaaaaaaattgataaagggatgtatagaatatgattgtttgaattaataaaattttatgttatttttctcaccaaaataatatagcataatttaagat
Coding sequences within:
- the LOC101203705 gene encoding peptidyl-prolyl cis-trans isomerase FKBP12, whose amino-acid sequence is MGIEKEVLRSGTGPKPAAGQLVTVHCTGFGKNGNLSEKFWSTKDPGQKPFSFKIGQGAVIKGWDEGVLGMQVGEVARLRCSPDYAYGPSGFPAWGIQPNSVLVFEIEVLSAQ
- the LOC105436238 gene encoding uncharacterized protein LOC105436238 is translated as MDLARFNRPITYAFDNISWNSKTHLVINFPTTQILRVISYSSFFAMVILTFPCIVSILGQETGPSEFFSVPDMVDSEKLDLFFRDLGHEGFSNNGHKVLILSSAETNGLIQIRVLDGDEHKLNIVVDSDFDRTGLFSDDSFDFVLSWGFMDSDFIDRILKIGGIVAFPLVNNNDPSSHFEKKPNYKPVFLNRYTSIIVAMEKTVMADKLVYTSASRRRLLKSSLPTRNAALRDLEDVTKPNELGRKIKYLPDVSKLEETSSSVTSRQEMLLE